From the genome of Streptacidiphilus rugosus AM-16, one region includes:
- a CDS encoding aminotransferase class III-fold pyridoxal phosphate-dependent enzyme, whose protein sequence is MTAAPGLTSGHRRALERIRRREDAAFRARVPISLALTDRARAHMPNGVPTPWMAGFYRTPTLWVDHGSGPSFTDVDGNSYLDFNVGDMSTVLGYAHPRLTEVIAAQAARGVQLLLPSESALGVCEQLRLRFGLPQWQFTLSASTANAEALRIARVATGRQGVLLFAGKYHGQLHETLWDGAGGAGLVSEGTGLGSPPPGLDVVEFNDLEAARRVLERGRCAAVLVEGVLTNCGTVLPAPEFLPGLREACTRSGTLLVLDETHTQFDCYGGAVAHFGIAPDMVTGGKGIAGGVPIGAYGLTDELAALVTEQLGDELGETVGIALGGTLFANALSMACAEAVLAELMTPDAYERIGALGARLADGIEAAARKHELPWRAHRFGARSGYCLSPELPRNAREAHADLDALFIDTRRVYFANRGIWDAIASSGPHAGFAHGAADVDAYLAVLDVFLDEMCAA, encoded by the coding sequence ATGACGGCTGCACCCGGCCTGACGAGCGGGCACCGGCGCGCGCTGGAGCGGATCAGGCGGCGTGAGGACGCCGCCTTCCGCGCGCGGGTGCCGATCTCGCTGGCGCTGACGGACCGGGCCCGCGCCCATATGCCCAATGGCGTGCCGACGCCGTGGATGGCCGGTTTCTACCGGACGCCGACGCTGTGGGTGGACCACGGCAGCGGGCCCTCGTTCACCGACGTCGACGGGAACAGCTACCTCGACTTCAACGTCGGCGACATGTCCACTGTGCTCGGCTACGCCCATCCGCGGCTGACCGAGGTGATCGCCGCCCAGGCGGCCCGCGGCGTCCAGCTGTTGCTGCCCTCCGAGAGCGCCCTGGGCGTGTGCGAGCAGTTGCGTCTGCGTTTCGGGCTCCCGCAGTGGCAGTTCACGCTCTCCGCCTCGACGGCCAACGCCGAGGCGCTGCGGATCGCGCGGGTGGCCACCGGCCGGCAGGGCGTGCTGCTCTTCGCCGGCAAGTACCACGGCCAGCTGCACGAGACGCTCTGGGACGGGGCCGGAGGCGCGGGCCTGGTGTCGGAGGGAACCGGCCTGGGCAGTCCGCCTCCCGGACTCGACGTCGTGGAGTTCAACGACCTGGAGGCCGCGCGGCGGGTGCTGGAGCGTGGACGGTGCGCCGCCGTGCTCGTCGAGGGGGTGCTCACCAACTGCGGCACCGTGCTGCCCGCCCCCGAGTTCCTGCCCGGCCTGCGGGAGGCGTGCACGCGCAGCGGAACCCTGCTGGTGCTGGACGAGACGCACACGCAGTTCGACTGCTACGGGGGCGCGGTCGCGCACTTCGGGATCGCCCCCGACATGGTGACCGGCGGCAAGGGCATCGCGGGCGGGGTCCCCATCGGCGCCTACGGTCTCACGGACGAACTCGCCGCGCTCGTGACGGAGCAGTTGGGCGACGAACTGGGCGAGACGGTCGGGATCGCCCTGGGCGGCACGCTGTTCGCCAACGCGCTGTCGATGGCCTGTGCGGAGGCCGTCCTCGCCGAGCTGATGACGCCGGACGCCTACGAGCGGATCGGCGCTCTCGGCGCCCGGCTGGCCGACGGCATCGAGGCCGCCGCGAGGAAGCACGAACTGCCGTGGCGCGCCCACCGGTTCGGCGCCCGCTCCGGGTACTGCCTGAGCCCGGAGCTGCCGCGCAACGCCCGCGAGGCGCACGCCGACCTGGACGCGCTGTTCATCGACACCCGGCGGGTGTACTTCGCCAACCGCGGCATCTGGGACGCCATCGCCTCCTCGGGACCGCATGCCGGATTCGCCCACGGCGCCGCGGACGTCGACGCCTATCTGGCGGTGCTCGACGTGTTCCTCGACGAGATGTGCGCGGCCTGA
- a CDS encoding GntR family transcriptional regulator has translation MKPPSGPRPLARSAGSPLWAQLRADLLRRLDAGEFLDVFPGEHDLVAEYGVSRHTVREALRQLRAEGLVTAQRGRVSRFGAGRPLEQRMGEAYSLFRSVEEVGAVQRSITRVLDRRADGVIAARLGLEESTPLVYLERLRLADGEPLAVDRVWLPADLAAPLLTVDFTHTSLYDELERHCGARVSGGWERIRAVVPGRGERVLLDCPPTTALFAIDRLGHDADGRPVEWRQTLVRADRFAVAAAFSADAYRLGAPVRTP, from the coding sequence GTGAAGCCCCCGTCCGGCCCCCGCCCCCTCGCCCGCTCGGCGGGCAGTCCGCTCTGGGCCCAGCTGCGGGCCGACCTACTGCGCCGACTCGACGCGGGCGAGTTCCTGGACGTGTTCCCCGGCGAGCACGACCTGGTCGCCGAATACGGGGTGAGCCGGCACACGGTCCGCGAGGCGCTGCGGCAGCTCCGCGCGGAGGGCCTGGTCACCGCCCAACGCGGCAGGGTCTCCCGGTTCGGCGCGGGCCGACCGCTCGAGCAGCGGATGGGCGAGGCGTACAGCCTCTTCCGCTCCGTCGAGGAGGTCGGTGCGGTCCAGCGCAGCATCACCCGGGTGCTCGACCGGCGCGCCGACGGAGTCATCGCGGCCCGGCTGGGACTGGAGGAGTCCACGCCGCTCGTCTACCTCGAACGTCTCCGACTCGCCGACGGGGAGCCACTGGCCGTCGACCGGGTCTGGCTTCCCGCGGATCTGGCCGCTCCGCTGCTGACGGTGGACTTCACCCACACCTCGCTCTACGACGAACTCGAACGCCACTGCGGCGCCCGCGTCTCCGGCGGGTGGGAGCGGATCCGTGCGGTCGTGCCCGGACGCGGCGAGCGCGTTCTGCTCGACTGCCCGCCGACCACCGCGCTCTTCGCCATCGACCGCCTCGGGCACGACGCCGACGGACGCCCGGTCGAGTGGCGGCAGACGCTCGTGCGCGCCGACCGCTTCGCCGTCGCCGCCGCGTTCTCCGCCGACGCCTACCGACTGGGCGCCCCGGTCCGCACGCCCTGA
- a CDS encoding sulfite exporter TauE/SafE family protein: protein MSAVVLALLCGAVVGLALGALGGGGGVLAVPALVYLLGVAPQVAGTTSLAVVAATSVAALARHAGTGDVSWRTGAVFAAAGVPPAVVASVLAHRLPPSVLTSAFAAVAALAAAAMLRSVRTTHRTTRRDGAHAGPAEGTAADGSTGRAGDLRTPAAGAGLGAVTGLLGVGGGFMVVPALVSVLRLPMRRAVGTSLVVILINSAVSLTTRLATDGASLDLAVLGPFAGAAVLGAWDGKRLAARFSGAALQRAFAVLLLAVAASMLLGVLV, encoded by the coding sequence GTGAGCGCGGTCGTCCTCGCCCTGCTGTGCGGTGCGGTGGTCGGTCTGGCGCTCGGCGCCCTCGGCGGGGGCGGGGGCGTCCTCGCGGTCCCGGCGCTCGTCTACCTGCTGGGCGTCGCGCCCCAGGTCGCCGGGACCACCAGCCTAGCCGTCGTCGCCGCGACCTCCGTTGCCGCGCTGGCGCGTCATGCCGGTACCGGCGACGTCAGCTGGCGGACCGGCGCGGTGTTCGCCGCCGCGGGCGTGCCGCCCGCCGTCGTCGCGTCGGTTCTCGCGCATCGCCTCCCGCCGTCCGTGCTGACCTCGGCCTTCGCCGCCGTGGCCGCGCTGGCCGCCGCGGCGATGCTCCGCAGCGTGCGCACGACGCACCGCACGACGCGGCGCGACGGTGCGCACGCCGGACCGGCCGAGGGAACGGCGGCCGACGGATCGACCGGCAGGGCCGGTGACCTGCGGACGCCTGCGGCCGGAGCAGGCCTGGGCGCGGTGACCGGACTGCTCGGGGTGGGCGGTGGGTTCATGGTCGTGCCCGCGCTGGTGTCCGTGCTCCGGCTGCCGATGCGGAGGGCCGTCGGCACCAGCCTGGTGGTCATCCTCATCAACTCGGCGGTGTCCCTGACCACCCGCCTGGCGACCGACGGCGCCTCGCTCGATCTCGCCGTCCTCGGTCCGTTCGCCGGAGCAGCGGTCCTCGGCGCGTGGGACGGCAAGCGACTGGCAGCCAGGTTCTCCGGCGCCGCACTCCAGCGGGCCTTCGCCGTGCTGCTGCTCGCCGTGGCCGCGTCCATGCTGCTCGGCGTCCTGGTGTGA
- a CDS encoding MBL fold metallo-hydrolase — MTPPRTGPLVFEQYYLDCLSHASYLVGDRTTGRAVVVDPQRDVDEYVAAAARHGLTVERVIETHVHADFLSGHLELAARTGARISYGSVAVVDFATEPLEDGAHLSLGQVDLEIMHTPGHTPESVCVVVREHAGDPFPYAVLTGDTLFIGDVGRPDLLAAAGTPAEEMARALYRSTRERLLALPDATRVYPAHGAGSACGKNLSTELSCTIGRQRRDNHALAAMTEDEFVTLVTEGQPAAPGYFAFTSVRNRQARPVLDEDTPVRLLAPDAFLAARAGGATVLDTRDPESFAAAHLVGAVNVPLGGRFAELAGEVLDAGERVLLCGAPDDAHEARKRLARIGFDQVLGALATGIGSLPAAHLTHVVRVDADVLADRLAEAADATEPVDVRGPGEVRETGTVPGARLVPLPELLARLGELPVGRPLVVLCASGNRSSVAASVLRARGYEAVDLRGGYSAWRDMVARTCDPAAAGRAARTTRDGGAP; from the coding sequence ATGACGCCGCCCCGCACCGGGCCGCTCGTCTTCGAGCAGTACTACCTCGACTGCCTCTCCCACGCCTCGTACCTGGTCGGTGACCGCACCACCGGCCGGGCGGTGGTGGTCGACCCGCAACGTGACGTCGACGAGTACGTCGCGGCCGCCGCGCGGCACGGCCTGACCGTCGAGCGGGTCATCGAGACGCACGTCCACGCCGACTTCCTCTCCGGGCACCTCGAACTGGCCGCGCGCACCGGCGCCCGCATCTCCTACGGCTCCGTCGCCGTCGTCGACTTCGCCACCGAGCCCCTGGAGGACGGTGCGCACCTGAGCCTCGGTCAGGTGGACCTGGAGATCATGCACACGCCAGGGCATACCCCGGAGTCCGTCTGCGTGGTGGTCAGGGAACACGCGGGGGATCCCTTCCCCTACGCAGTCCTCACCGGCGACACGCTGTTCATCGGCGACGTGGGCCGCCCGGACCTGCTGGCCGCCGCAGGCACGCCCGCCGAGGAGATGGCCCGCGCCCTGTACCGGTCCACGCGCGAGCGCCTGCTCGCCCTCCCGGACGCGACCCGCGTCTATCCGGCGCACGGGGCGGGATCGGCCTGCGGCAAGAACCTCTCGACGGAGCTGAGCTGCACGATCGGCAGGCAGCGCCGCGACAACCACGCCCTGGCGGCCATGACCGAGGACGAGTTCGTCACGCTCGTGACCGAGGGGCAGCCGGCCGCGCCCGGCTACTTCGCGTTCACCTCGGTCCGCAACCGCCAGGCCCGGCCGGTGCTGGACGAGGACACCCCCGTACGCCTGCTCGCCCCGGACGCGTTCCTCGCCGCGCGGGCGGGCGGAGCCACCGTCCTGGACACCCGCGACCCGGAGTCGTTCGCCGCCGCGCACCTGGTCGGGGCCGTCAACGTCCCCCTCGGCGGCCGGTTCGCCGAGCTCGCCGGGGAGGTGCTCGACGCGGGCGAGCGCGTCCTCCTGTGCGGGGCCCCCGACGACGCCCACGAGGCACGCAAGCGTCTGGCCAGGATCGGTTTCGACCAGGTCCTCGGCGCACTGGCCACCGGGATCGGCTCCCTCCCCGCCGCGCACCTGACGCACGTGGTCCGCGTGGACGCCGACGTCCTCGCCGACCGGCTCGCCGAAGCCGCGGACGCCACCGAACCGGTGGACGTGCGCGGTCCGGGCGAGGTCCGCGAGACGGGCACCGTCCCTGGCGCCCGCCTCGTCCCGCTGCCCGAACTGCTCGCCCGCCTGGGCGAACTGCCGGTCGGCCGCCCGCTCGTGGTGCTGTGCGCGAGCGGCAACCGCTCCTCCGTGGCCGCCTCCGTGCTGCGGGCCCGCGGCTACGAGGCGGTGGACCTGCGCGGCGGCTACTCGGCCTGGCGGGACATGGTGGCCCGGACCTGCGACCCGGCGGCCGCCGGCCGGGCCGCGCGCACGACCCGCGACGGCGGAGCGCCGTGA
- a CDS encoding NAD(P)/FAD-dependent oxidoreductase, with translation MATEWHHRIVIVGGGSAGISVAARLRRAGQRDVAVLDPSRDHHYQPLWTLVGGGRAPLAESVRPQASVIPKGVRWIRAAAVAVDPEGRQVTLEDGGTVGYEHLVVCPGIQLDWDRVPGLAAGLGRNGLSSNYLPQTAPATWRFIRGTRSGSAVFGMPSGAIKCGGAPQKIAYLAADHWRQQGVLGRIDVHLVIPGAAIFGVPEFARVLDEVVRRYGINVHYGSEITEVRAEAREVVVTELATGSTKTLRYDMAHLVPPQSAPDWIKRSPLAGADDPAGYVEIDPHTMRHVRHPDIWALGDAGSSPNSKTGAAVRKQAPVVVENLLAAIDGREPTAAYHGYSSCPLTTARNKMLLAEFDYSGRPTPSIPLIDTMRERTDMWHLKRRGLPFLYWNLMLRGLA, from the coding sequence ACCACCGGATCGTGATCGTCGGGGGAGGGTCCGCCGGGATCTCGGTCGCGGCCCGGCTGCGACGTGCCGGCCAGCGGGACGTCGCCGTCCTCGATCCCAGCCGCGACCACCACTACCAGCCGCTCTGGACGCTGGTCGGCGGCGGGCGCGCCCCGCTGGCGGAGAGCGTCCGGCCGCAGGCGTCCGTCATCCCCAAGGGCGTGCGCTGGATACGGGCCGCCGCCGTGGCCGTCGACCCCGAGGGCCGGCAGGTGACGCTGGAGGACGGGGGCACCGTCGGCTACGAGCACCTCGTGGTCTGCCCAGGAATCCAACTGGACTGGGACCGCGTGCCCGGGCTCGCGGCGGGGCTGGGCCGGAACGGCCTCTCCAGCAACTACCTGCCCCAGACCGCCCCCGCGACCTGGCGCTTCATCCGTGGGACCCGCTCCGGCAGCGCGGTGTTCGGGATGCCGTCCGGCGCGATCAAGTGCGGCGGCGCGCCGCAGAAGATCGCCTACCTCGCCGCCGACCACTGGCGGCAGCAGGGCGTGCTCGGCAGGATCGACGTCCACCTGGTGATTCCGGGCGCCGCCATCTTCGGCGTTCCCGAGTTCGCGCGGGTCCTCGACGAGGTGGTGCGCAGGTACGGAATCAACGTCCACTACGGCAGCGAGATCACCGAAGTGCGCGCGGAGGCGCGCGAGGTGGTGGTCACCGAGCTGGCCACCGGGAGCACGAAGACCCTGCGGTACGACATGGCCCATCTGGTGCCGCCGCAGAGCGCCCCTGACTGGATCAAGCGCAGCCCGCTCGCCGGCGCCGACGACCCGGCCGGCTATGTAGAGATCGACCCGCACACGATGCGGCACGTCCGCCACCCCGACATCTGGGCACTCGGCGACGCCGGGTCGTCGCCGAACTCCAAGACCGGCGCGGCCGTGCGGAAGCAGGCGCCCGTGGTGGTGGAGAACCTCCTCGCCGCGATCGACGGCCGGGAGCCCACCGCCGCCTATCACGGCTACTCCTCCTGCCCGTTGACCACGGCCCGCAACAAGATGCTGCTCGCCGAGTTCGACTACAGCGGCCGCCCCACGCCGTCGATCCCGCTGATCGACACCATGCGCGAGCGCACCGACATGTGGCATCTCAAGCGCCGTGGCCTGCCCTTCCTCTACTGGAACCTCATGCTGCGCGGCCTCGCCTGA